In a single window of the Branchiostoma floridae strain S238N-H82 chromosome 2, Bfl_VNyyK, whole genome shotgun sequence genome:
- the LOC118409867 gene encoding prokineticin Bm8-c-like has translation MVVPSCFRFALVGALICWAQVSSQIPTEAGPVCSNDLQCMRKMDGYGACCVFSSLLSRAAPQCKTAGSSGDLCHVGSNFEPYPFWRPHGFGSCPCGRGLTCVPLDRSFIGVCK, from the exons ATGGTAGTGCCATCCTGTTTCCGATTCGCACTGGTTGGTGCTCTCATCTGCTGGGCACAAGTGTCTTCTCAAATCCCTACAGAAGCC GGCCCAGTCTGTAGCAACGACCTTCAGTGCATGCGTAAAATGGACGGGTACGGGGCCTGCTGCGTCTTCTCGTCGCTTCTGTCCAGAGCCGCCCCGCAGTGCAAGACGGCAGGGAGTTCGGGGGACCTGTGTCACGTCGGGAGCAACTTCGAGCCGTACCCTTTCTGGAGGCCCCACGGCTTCGGGAGCTGCCCGTGCGGGAGGGGGTTGACTTGCGTCCCGCTGGACAGATCCTTCATTGGAGTGTGCAAGTAA